Part of the Pseudarthrobacter sp. L1SW genome, GAGCAGGCCGACGCCGTGTTCCCCGGTCAGCGTGCCGCCAAGGCGCTGCGCCAGGTAGAACATGTCGCCGAGGGCCTTTTTCGCGGGTCCTTCGGTGATGGATTCTTCGGGCTCGACGACGATCATCGGGTGGAGGTTGCCGTCAGCTGCGTGCGCCACGTTGAAGATCCGGACGCCGGTCTTCCGGGAAATGTCGTCCAGGCCGGCGAAAACTGCCGCCAGCCGGTTCCGCGGGACGCCGATGTCGCAGATGGACACCCGGCCCAGCTTCTCGAGGGACGGGATGGCCTCCCGCCTTGTGGCCACGAGCGCATCCGCTGCTGCCGGGTCCACGGCCTTCTCGATGGAGCTGGCAAACGGCTTGATGGCCTGGAGGAGGACGTCCTGTTCGAGGAATGCACCGTAGCCGTCGGTCTGCGCCAGCAGGAAGGCCCCGCCCTTTGACCGGTGGCTGGTGCCGTGCGCTGCATCAACGGCTTCCAGGGTGGGGCCGTCCATGAGTTCCAGCACCGAGGGCTGCAGCCGCGCGGCGATGATGGCAGAGGCGGCCAGGGCGGCGGCGTCCACGTTCGGGAAATACGCGGCAACGGTGGCGGTCTGGACCGGCCGCGGCCGCAGCCGCAGGGTGGCCTCCACCACCACGCCCAGCGTCCCTTCGGAACCGATCATCAGGGCATTCAGGTCATACCCGGTCACGCCCTTGATGGTCTCCCGTCCCGTGCGCAGCACCCGGCCATCGGGAAGGACAACCTTGAGCGCCAGGACGGATTCCCGGGTGACGCCGTACTTTGCGCACCACATGCCGCCGGCGTTGGTGGCGATGTTGCCGCCGATTGAACAGATGGCCGTGCTGGCCGGATCCGGGGCGTAGAACAGTCCGTGCTCCCGGGCGGCGGCGTTGACCTCCGCATTGAGGACGCCGGGTTCAACCACCGCCAGCTGCTCCACGGGGTCGATGTGGAGGATCCGGTTCATGCGGGCCAGGTCGAGGACCACTTCACCTGCCCGGGCTGATGCTCCGGCTGCCAGGCCTGTTCCGGCACCGCGGGGAACAACCGGCACGTTGTGGGCCGCGGCCAGTTTCATGGTGGCCACCACCTCCTCCGTGCTGGTGGCGTACACAACGCCGTCCGGGAGGCTGGGAGGAATGTAGCCGGAACGGTCCGTGCTCACCCGGACGCGTTCGTCCAGGTCCGTGGAAGCGTGTGCGCTTGCGGAGAGAAGCGCCGATGATGCTGTTGCAACTGCAGATGTACTCATGGAAAGGAAACCTCTTTGTTTCTTGGGGCATGGGGCCGGGGGCTGAAGCACTCCCCCGGCCCTGTTTCATTTGTAAGGGCGGCGCGGCGTTTAGGGAACCATCCAGCCAAGCACCGGCGTCGACTGGAGCAGGACCAGGAGGATCATGACGGCCAGGAGCCCAAGGCTCCAGCCCAGGAGCTTCCTGAAGAGCGTGCCTTCTGATCCCTCCATGCCCACGGCGGCGGCTGCCACGGCGAGGTTCTGCAGGGACAGCATCTTGCCCATCACACCGGCGGACGAGTTTGCCGCGGCCATGAGGACGGGAGGCAGGCCCGTCTGTTCGGCTGCGGAAACCTGGAGCTGGCCGAAGAGGGAGTTGGACGAGGTGTCAGAGCCGGTGAGGGCGACGCCCAGCCAGCCGATCACCGGGGAGAGGACGGCGAAGAATCCGCCGGCCGAGGCGAGTGCCAGGCCCAGGGAGGTGGTCTGGCCGGACAGGTTCATGACGAAGGACAGGGCCAGGACGGACATCACGGTCACGATGGTCCACCGCAATTGCTTGAGTGTCTCCCCGTAAATGCGCAGGCCTGCTGCGGCCGGGATGCGGTACAGGGCCATGGTGATGATCCCGGAGATGAGGAGGAGCGTGCCGGTGGCCTTGAGGTGGTCGAACTTGAACTTTTGCGCGGCCACGTGCTTGCCGTCCGCGTCCACAACGTCCAGGCCGGGCCAGGAGAAGCTCACGCTTCCGGCCGCGCTGAGCCAGGTCTTGACCACCGGGATCTGGGCGATGGAGAAAATGGCCATAATGATCAGGTACGGGGCTATGGCCATCCAGATTTCCCGCGGCCCCGGCCGCTGGGCGGAACTGCCGGCCGGTGCCAAGACCCGGGTGGTCGCAGCGGCGGAGACGGCCTCGGTAACGGAGGCAGACGCCGGAATCCTCCCCGAGGCGGGGCGGCGGCCGTCCGTGGACGGGCCCGACGGCGGTTCCTCCTCCCCGGGCTGGTCCGGGCCGCTGGCCTGGCCGGACATTTCGATGATCTCCCGGGGCTGCCAGACGCGCAGCATCAGCAGCACCGCGGCCACGGTGGCTACGGCGGCCACAACGTCCGTCAGTTCCACGGCGAAGTAGTTCGAGGTAATGAACTGGAAGATGCCGAATACGGCGCCGGCCACCAGTGCCACGGGCCACGTCTGCTTCAAACCGCGCTTGCCGTCCACGATGAAGACGAGCAGCAGGGGCACGATGAGGGCAATGAAGGGCGTCTGGCGCCCGGCCATCGAGGACAGGTCGTGCAGCGGCAGGCCGGTGACGCCGTTGAGGGCAATGATGGGTGCGGCCATGGCACCGAAGGCCACAGGTGCCGTGTTGGCCAGCAATGACACAACGGCTGACTTGAAGGGCTTCATGCCGGCGGCCATCAGCATGGCGGCAGTAATGGCCACCGGCGCGCCGAATCCGGCCAGGGATTCCAGCAGCGCGCCGAAGCAGAATGCGATCAGGATCGAGAGGATGCGCAGGTCATTGGAGATGGACCGGATGGTCCGGCCAAGGGCGTCGAACCAGGGCGTGGCGACGGTGAGTTTGTAGACCCAGAGGGCGTTGATGAGGATCCAGAGGATGGGGAAGAAGCCGTAGAAGGCGCCTGCGGCCGTGGCACTGAATACCTGGTCCAGGGGCATCTGCCACACGACGGCTGCCAGGACGATGGACAGCAGCAGGCTGGTCAACGCAGCTTTTGCGGCTTTCACGCGGAAAACGCCCAACAGGACGAACAAGAGGATCAACGGCAGCGCCGCACACAGGGCCGAGAGGCCCAGCGAACCCCAGAGGGGGTCCACGACTTGCTGATAAGTGCTCACAAAAAACTCCTTTGTGTTTGGAGCAGGGGGAGGTGATGGAACGCGGTACAGGGGTGAAGCGCCAGCAAAATTCCACGATGTGAGAGGGAGATTTCTTCAGATGGATCTGAGACTACGTAGCGGTCAGACCATTAGTCAACGGTCTGACCGATTTACTTTCAAACGTTGTTTTTTCATCAGACAGAACATATTGTCCATAATGCGAAAACTTGTTGAAAGGACCAGCAATGCCCCTGACCCGTATCTCCAACCCGCCCTTTGAACGCGCCTCCGAGATCCTGACGCCGGAAGCCCTGGAGTTCCTGGCTGAACTCCACAGCCGTTTTGCCGCCGAACGTGACGCCCGCCTGGAATCGCGGCAGGTCCGCCGGGCAGAAGCGAGCCGGACCGGAACCCTGGACTTCCTGCCGGAGACAGCAGCAGTGCGCGAGGGTGACTGGACGGTTGCCCCGGCTCCGGCTGCCCTGCAGGACCGCCGGGTTGAAATCACCGGCCCCTGCTCTCCCGCAAAGATGGCGATCAATGCCCTTAACTCGGGAGCCAAGGTGTGGCTGGCAGACCTTGAAGATGCCAGCTGCCCCACGTGGTTCAACGTCGTCGACGGCCAGCTCTCGCTGTATGACGCAGCACGCGGAACCCTGGCCTACACCTCGCCCGAGGGCAAGACCTACGCCCTGCGCACCGACGCGCCCACCGCCGTCGTCATAATGCGTCCCCGCGGTTGGCACATGGAGGAGCGGAACCTGGAATTCGACGGGCGGCCCGCCGTCGGAGCCCTGGTGGACTTTGGCCTGCACTTCTTCCACAACGCGAAGCAGCTCCTCGAAAACGGCCACGGCCCCTACTACTACCTGCCCAAGATGGAAAGCCACCTGGAGGCCCGCCTGTGGAACGACATCTTTGTCTTTGCCCAGGACACCCTCGGCATCCCGCAGGGAACCATCCGGGCTACCGTGCTCGTAGAAACCATTCCCGCCGCCTTCGAGATGGACGAGATCCTGTACGAACTCCGCAACCACGCCTCCGGGCTCAACGCCGGGCGCTGGGATTACCTGTTCAGCATCATCAAGTACTTCCGCGATTCCGGCCCGAAATTCACGCTTCCTGACCGTGCGGCCGTATCCATGACGGTGCCGTTCATGCGGGCGTACACCGAGCTCCTGGTCAAAACCTGCCACCAGCGCGGCGCCTTCGCCATGGGCGGCATGGCCGCGGTGATCCCGAACCGCCGGCAGCCGGAAGTCACGGAGGCTGCGTTTGAGAAGGTCCGTGCGGACAAGACGCGCGAGGCCAATGACGGCTTCGACGGCTCCTGGGTTGCGCATCCGGACCTGGTGCCCATCTGCATGGAGGTGTTCGATGCGGTCCTTGGGGATGCCCCCAACCAGGTGCAGCGGACGAGGCCCGAGGTCCACGTCACCGCCGAGCAGCTGCTCGACATCGAATCCGCGCCCGGAGAAGCCACCGAGGCCGGCCTTCGTGGCAACCTCTACGTCTCCGTCGCCTACACCGCCGTGTGGCTGTCCGGCAACGGGGCGGTTGCTATCCACAACCTGATGGAAGATGCTGCGACGGCGGAAATCTCCCGGTCACAGGTGTGGCAGCAGATCCGGAACGCAGTGACCCTGGCGGACACGGGCAACACGGTGACCCGGGAACTGGTGGAGCGCCTGCTGGCCGAGGAAACCCGGAAGCTCCGCGGTGAAGTGGGCGAAGACCTGTTCAGCAGGTACTACGAGCCGGCGTCCAGGATAATTTCCGGGATCTGCCTTTCCGAGGAGTACACCGATTTCCTCACCACTCCGGCGTACGACATGCTCGAATCCGAAGTAGCCGTGCGGTAAGGGAACTGCCCATCGCCTGGGAACGAAAACGCGCGGTCCGCCCTCCTGGCTGGAGGGCGGACCGCGCGTTATGCACTGGCGAAGGCCGCTAAGCGCCAGTTCCTAGCGGCGGGTGCGGCCGTCGTCGTCGAGGTCGATGTTCTCCTTGCGGACCTCTTCGGTGACGGTGTGCTCATCGGTGACCGTTTCCTTGTCCAGGCGGACACGCTCCACCGGGACCGCTTCCTTTTCGACGACGGGGCGCTCCTCGTGGAGGATGACCTCGTGCTCTTCCTCGCTGATGGCGGGGCCGCTCATGGCGTTGCCGCGGTTGGCGTCGGTGATGGGTTCGCGTTCCAGGCGCACCTCTTCGCGCTGGACCGGGACGGTGGTGGTGACGTTTTCGGTGACCACGTACTTGCGCAGGCGCGCCCGGCCGGTTTCCTCCTCGCGGGTGCCCACCTGGAGCTGCTCTTCCGAGCGGGTCATTGCGTCATCGGTGGTGGGGCCTGAGGTGTCATGGCCGACGGTGCCGCGCGTTTCGTGGTCCCGGTCGGCGCGGCGGTCGGTGCCGGCAAACCCGGCGCGGCCGCCGACGCCGTAGTAGGCGTAGAGCCGCTCTTCCTCGGCGGGCTCCAGGTGGCCGTCCGGTGCGACGCGGGGCGCGTCCTTGACCTTGTCCTTGCTGTGGGCAATGACGATGTCATTGCCGTCCTGGGTTGCGGAATCCAAAGGTGCGAAGGACTCGTGGGTGCCAAAGAGCCCGGTCTTGACCGTGACCCAGGTGGGCTCGGACGTCTGGTCGTCCACGTAGATCTGTCCGACGGATCCGATCTTGCTGCCGTCGGAGCCCAGGACGTGTCCGCCGGCAGTGGTCAGTGCGGAAAGGTTCTCAGTGCTGATCATGTGTTCTCCTTCAAATGCTGCGTTGGTTGTTAGCTGATGAAGCAGTTCATGGGTCAGTTTTCGTAGCGGTTCCGCGGCGGCCTGGCCTGCGCCGCGCGGAGCTGCTTGGCCTTACGGGCCTTTTGCACCTTGCTGATGATGGTGGGCAGGAAGAATAAGAACAGTCTTTTCACAGTTGGCGTCCTCCTCCCGGCATGTCGGTGTACGGGTCATCGGGATCCCTCAGCGGGACCCCGCCTTCGGTGCCGGGGTATGCGGGCCGGGCGGGTTCCCCGTAAATGGTTTCGCCGTAGGCGGGCTGGACAGGCACGGGCTCCCGATAGAGCGATTCCTCGCCCCAGGGCGCAACAGGGCTTGCGGCAACCGGCGCCTGTCCCGGGCGGGGCGGGATTCCCTCCTGCGCCTCCGGGCCGGGGGCGCCTGCCTGGAGGCTCCGCGCCACCCGGCCGGCAAGCAGCCCTGCGCCGGCGGCCAGGAGCAGGAACGTGCCCGGCTTGCGGCGGGCGAAGGACTGCACGTCATTCAGGAGTGATCCCGGATCCTTGCCCTCGATCCAGGACGCCACCGCGGCCGTGCGGTCGGCAGCCTGGCGAACAAGGTCGCTGGCTACGCCCTGCTGGTCCGGCGCATCAGCCATGGTGCGCAGCTGGGTGGAGATGGTCTTGACGCCGTCAGCGGCTTTCTGCTGCTGGGCACCGGCTTGGCTGCTCACGCCGGACTTCGCCTGGTGCAAGAGGTCCTTCGCACTGGACTTCGCCTCGGACGCCACGTTTCCAGCCTCGAGCTTGGCGGCCTGGGCCACATTTCGGACCTCACCGGCCGCCTGCCCGGCAACGTTCCCGTACTCGGTCATCATCGCTCGCTTTCGTTGGAAGGCAACTGGTCCCTGAAACCCAGCATGTAGAGATAGTAAGTATGGTTACTACTTAGATACTAAGCACACTTGCTATTGATCGCGCAACGCTTGCCTCCCAGCCTCCCCTCCCAACTAGGTAGCGCTAAGTGTCTTTTTGGGGCGTCAAAACGACACTTAGCGCTACCTAGTTGGGGTGGGCAGTCCGCCGTGCCGCTGGCTACGAACCCTAGAGTGGCACGACGGAACACCCCCACGAATGACAAGGAAGACCGATGGCTGACCTCACCGCATTTGCCCTGATCTGCTCCCTGACCCCCTCGCCCGAGCCGTCCAGCAGCGAACTCATGGCACGCCACGTGCTGGACGAACTCGCAGCGCACGGCGTCAGCGGAACCTCCGTGCGGGTGGTGGACCACAACGTGATGCCCGGCGTGCAGGTGGACATGGGCGCCGGCGATGCCTGGCCCGGGATCCGCGAGAAGATCCTGGCGGCCGACATCCTGGTCCTGGCCACCCCCATCTGGATGGGCCATCCCAGCAGCATCACCCAGCGGGTCATCGAGCGCCTGGACGCGGACCTCGCGGAAACGGACGACGCCGGCAGGCCCGTTATGTACGGGAAGGTGGCGGTCGTGGCGGTGGTGGGCAACGAGGATGGCGCCCACAAGA contains:
- a CDS encoding YsnF/AvaK domain-containing protein, with the protein product MISTENLSALTTAGGHVLGSDGSKIGSVGQIYVDDQTSEPTWVTVKTGLFGTHESFAPLDSATQDGNDIVIAHSKDKVKDAPRVAPDGHLEPAEEERLYAYYGVGGRAGFAGTDRRADRDHETRGTVGHDTSGPTTDDAMTRSEEQLQVGTREEETGRARLRKYVVTENVTTTVPVQREEVRLEREPITDANRGNAMSGPAISEEEHEVILHEERPVVEKEAVPVERVRLDKETVTDEHTVTEEVRKENIDLDDDGRTRR
- a CDS encoding FAD-binding oxidoreductase codes for the protein MSTSAVATASSALLSASAHASTDLDERVRVSTDRSGYIPPSLPDGVVYATSTEEVVATMKLAAAHNVPVVPRGAGTGLAAGASARAGEVVLDLARMNRILHIDPVEQLAVVEPGVLNAEVNAAAREHGLFYAPDPASTAICSIGGNIATNAGGMWCAKYGVTRESVLALKVVLPDGRVLRTGRETIKGVTGYDLNALMIGSEGTLGVVVEATLRLRPRPVQTATVAAYFPNVDAAALAASAIIAARLQPSVLELMDGPTLEAVDAAHGTSHRSKGGAFLLAQTDGYGAFLEQDVLLQAIKPFASSIEKAVDPAAADALVATRREAIPSLEKLGRVSICDIGVPRNRLAAVFAGLDDISRKTGVRIFNVAHAADGNLHPMIVVEPEESITEGPAKKALGDMFYLAQRLGGTLTGEHGVGLLKRDWLEDELGGLSLELQRSIRRVFDPQGILNPGKAI
- the aceB gene encoding malate synthase A: MPLTRISNPPFERASEILTPEALEFLAELHSRFAAERDARLESRQVRRAEASRTGTLDFLPETAAVREGDWTVAPAPAALQDRRVEITGPCSPAKMAINALNSGAKVWLADLEDASCPTWFNVVDGQLSLYDAARGTLAYTSPEGKTYALRTDAPTAVVIMRPRGWHMEERNLEFDGRPAVGALVDFGLHFFHNAKQLLENGHGPYYYLPKMESHLEARLWNDIFVFAQDTLGIPQGTIRATVLVETIPAAFEMDEILYELRNHASGLNAGRWDYLFSIIKYFRDSGPKFTLPDRAAVSMTVPFMRAYTELLVKTCHQRGAFAMGGMAAVIPNRRQPEVTEAAFEKVRADKTREANDGFDGSWVAHPDLVPICMEVFDAVLGDAPNQVQRTRPEVHVTAEQLLDIESAPGEATEAGLRGNLYVSVAYTAVWLSGNGAVAIHNLMEDAATAEISRSQVWQQIRNAVTLADTGNTVTRELVERLLAEETRKLRGEVGEDLFSRYYEPASRIISGICLSEEYTDFLTTPAYDMLESEVAVR
- a CDS encoding L-lactate permease — encoded protein: MSTYQQVVDPLWGSLGLSALCAALPLILLFVLLGVFRVKAAKAALTSLLLSIVLAAVVWQMPLDQVFSATAAGAFYGFFPILWILINALWVYKLTVATPWFDALGRTIRSISNDLRILSILIAFCFGALLESLAGFGAPVAITAAMLMAAGMKPFKSAVVSLLANTAPVAFGAMAAPIIALNGVTGLPLHDLSSMAGRQTPFIALIVPLLLVFIVDGKRGLKQTWPVALVAGAVFGIFQFITSNYFAVELTDVVAAVATVAAVLLMLRVWQPREIIEMSGQASGPDQPGEEEPPSGPSTDGRRPASGRIPASASVTEAVSAAATTRVLAPAGSSAQRPGPREIWMAIAPYLIIMAIFSIAQIPVVKTWLSAAGSVSFSWPGLDVVDADGKHVAAQKFKFDHLKATGTLLLISGIITMALYRIPAAAGLRIYGETLKQLRWTIVTVMSVLALSFVMNLSGQTTSLGLALASAGGFFAVLSPVIGWLGVALTGSDTSSNSLFGQLQVSAAEQTGLPPVLMAAANSSAGVMGKMLSLQNLAVAAAAVGMEGSEGTLFRKLLGWSLGLLAVMILLVLLQSTPVLGWMVP
- a CDS encoding flavodoxin family protein, whose protein sequence is MADLTAFALICSLTPSPEPSSSELMARHVLDELAAHGVSGTSVRVVDHNVMPGVQVDMGAGDAWPGIREKILAADILVLATPIWMGHPSSITQRVIERLDADLAETDDAGRPVMYGKVAVVAVVGNEDGAHKTVADTQQALNDVGFTIPAQGATYWVGEAMQTVDYKDLDSVPEKVAATTAGAARNAAHLARSLATAPYPAG